Below is a window of Pseudomonas eucalypticola DNA.
GCGTCGAACACCTGCATCACGGGCGAATTGAACCAGGCCGCCATGGCCTGCTGGCTGGCCCAGAAACCGCTGACCAGCCACAGGTCGGCGTCACACTGGGAATGCTGCAAGGCGAAATGCAGGCAACCCGGCGTGTGCCGGGAAGGTTCCAGCAGGCGTTCGAGGCGCTGGCCCAATTCCGCGGAGCGCCCGGCACGGGCGCGTATGAAGGCACTGTGGCTGACCGTGGTGGATAAAGTCATGGATGCTTCTCCGTCGTCGACTGGAACGGGTGGTACGGCAACAGAGCGTAAGGGGTGAGCGCCAGCAGGAGGTAGTCGATTCCTGCGCCCTGCTTGCCTGATCCTGCCGCGCGCCGTGGCCGCCCTGGCGGTATGAGCGGCCTGGGGCGGAAACACCTGCGCGAAGATTCCCCCGAAGCCAAGGGTCCGCCCAGCCAACCCGGCAGGATCAGGCAAGCATTCGACAGGATTGGACTGGCTCATTGGCTTGCACAAAACTATCCTCAGCGCACTTGCCCCCAGAGGCCTTCCCATGACCGATTTCGAGCGTCTTCACGCCCAGCTGGACCCTTTCATGGAAAGCCAGCGGGCCACCCTGGCTGGACTGATCAGCCGCCATACCGGTGGCAACGGCACGTTCGCCTCCAAGGTGCCTGCGCTGTTTCTCAGCAACCATGACCAGTGCAGCCAGTCGTTTCCCACCATGATGCGTCCGGCCCTGTGCATCCTGGCCAACGGCAGCAAGCGCATCCGCCTGGGCGATGAGGACTACCTGTACGACCCGCTGAACTACATGGTGGTGTCGGTGGCCATGCCCCTGAGCGGCGCTATCCTGGAGGCCAGCCCCGCCAGCCCCTGCCTGTCGTTGCGGCTGGACATCGACCCTGCGGAAATCAATGCGTTGATCGCTGCCGCCGGGCCCTTGGGGGTGCCTGCGCGCCCCACCGAGCGCGGGGTGTATGTGGAACAGCTGGACCCATCGCTGCTGGACGCCGTGGTGCGCCTGGTGCGCTTGCTCGACACGCCCAAGGACATCGCCATGCTGGCCCCCCTGGTGCGCCGGGAAATTCTCTACCGCTTGCTGCGCAGCCCCCAGGGCCACCGCCTGTACGAGATTGCCGTGGGCAATAGCCAGATGCACCGGGTCAGCCAGGCCATCGAATGGTTGAATGGCCATTTCCACCAGCCGTTGCGCATGGAAGACCTTGCGCGCGAGGTGAACCTGAGTGTGTCCACCCTGCACCACCGCTTCAAGGCCATGACCTCCATGAGCCCGCTGCAATACCAGAAACAGTTGCGCCTGCAGGAAGCCCGGCGGCTGATGCTCAGCGAAGGGCTGGACGCCTGCGCCGCAGGGTACCGGGTGGGGTATGAAAGCGCTTCGCAGTTCAGCCGCGAGTACAGCCGCCTGTTCGGCGAGCCGCCAGGCCGGGACCTGCAGCGGTTGCGCATGAGCGTGTGATCACCCCACCTGGGGCCAGGCGGCCCTCACCACATGCTTGATCTCCTGAAACGCCTGCAAGCCCCATGGCCCCAGCTCGCGCCCCAGGCTGCTCTGCTTGTAACCGCCCCACGCGGTCTGCGGGAAGATCACCTGCGGCGCATTGATCCAGACCAACCCCGCCTGCAAGGCGTTGGCCACCTGCTCGGCGCGCGCCACGTCGGCGCTGACCACGCTGGCCACCAGGCCGAAGTCACTGTTGTTGGCGCGCTCGATGGCCTCTGCTTCGCTGTGGAAGCGGCGTACGCACAGCACCGGCCCGAAGATCTCCTGGTTCCACAAAGCGCTGTCCAGGGGCACCTCGGTAAACACCGTGGGCTGCACGAAAAAGCCCACCGGCAACGCCGGCGGTCGCCCCCCGCCCGTCACCAGCGTGGCGCCCGCTTCGATGCCTGCCTGAATATGCCCCAGTACGCGCTGGTACTGTGCGCGGTTGACCAGCGCGCCCATTTCGGTCCCTGCCGCCAACGGGTCACCCTGCACAATGGCTTCGGCACGCGCCTTGAGCCGTCGCACAAAGGGCTCATAAAGCGCGTCGGCCACCAATACCCGGCTGGTGGCCGAACACATCTGGCCGGCGTTGAAATACCCGCCACCGCTGGCCAGCTCCACCGCCAGGTCCAGGTCGGCATCCTCCAGCACCAGCAACGCCGACTTGCCGCCCAGCTCCAGGCTCACGCCCTTCACCGTCTCGGCGGCGCGCTGCATCACCTGCACGCCCACGGCGTTGCTACCCGTGAACGATAACTTGGCGATACCGTGGTGGCCGGCCATGGGCGCGCCCACGGCCGGGCCGGTGCCACACACCAGGTTGAACACCCCGGCCGGCAGCCCGCTTTCGGCGATGATAGCGGCCAGTTCAAGCTCGGCCAGGGGGGTCACTTCCGACGGCTTGAGTACCACGCAACAACCGGCGGCCAGTGCCGGCGCCAGCTTCCAGGCCGTGGTGACCATGGGAAAATTCCACGGCACGATCAGCCCCACCACGCCACAGGGTTCGCGGCGCACGCGGGCGGTGAATTCATCCGTGGGCAGTGGCACGTCACGGTCGCGGCTGGCATCCAGCTCATCGGCCAGGCCGGCGTAGTAGTTGAAGGTGGCGATCACGTCGTCGACGTCCATGCCCGCCTCGAACAGCGGCTTGCCGTTGTTGCCGGCCTGCAATTGCATCAGGTGCTGGCGACGGGCCTCGACGCCGTTGGCAATGGCCCGCAGGCAGTCGGCGCGTGTACGCGCCGGGGTCTTCGCCCAGCCGGCGAAGGCGCGCTGGGCAGCCGCCACAGCCAAGTCAACCGCACCGGCGTCAGCACCGTCGACATGGGCCAGGACTTGTTCACTTGCCGGGTTGATCACCGTCAGCGCTTCAGGGCCATGAGCCCACTGGCCATCGATGTAGAGCCCGGGCAGGGTGTGGGGAAACTTCAGCATGGGTGGCACTCGTTCATCCAGGTGGCTTGGTCAATTTCAATGAGTGTGGGCAGGCCTCGTGCCACGGCGCCACGCACCGCGTTACGCAGACGCTCGACAGTGGAGACGGCCTGGGCATGGCAGCCCATGGCCTGGGCAATGGCAACGAAGTCCGGGGTGTGAATATCGACGCCCACGGGGGTGATGGCGCGGTTGACCATGTACTTCTTGATCTCCTCGTAACCGTGGTTATTCCACAGCACCACGATCACCGGAATACTGGCCTCCACCGCGCTGGCCAACTCCGGCAGGGTGAACTGCAGGCCGCCGTCGCCGATCAGGCACACCACCGGTGGCCGCTCGCCGCCATCCACGCCGCCGCCCAGCCAGGCCCCAATGGCCGCGGGCAGGGCGTAGCCGAGGGTGCCGTAACCGGTGCTGGCATTGAACCAGCGGCGTGGGCCCGCCATGTCCAGGGTCAGGTTGCCGGTATACACCGGCTGCGTCGAATCACCCACCAGCACCACACCCGGCAGGGCCTGCAACAAGGTGTCGAGCATCAGCGTCTGGGCGCGGGTGGGCGCGTCCCATTCAGCCTCGAGCTGGCGGCGCAACTCGCTCACCCGGGCTGCGCCCCACTGCTCATCGTGGGGGCGTGCCACTTGCTGTTCCAGCGCCGCCAGCAACGCCTGGGCGGCGCTGTCGGCGTCGGCCACCAGCGCCACTGCCGGCAGGAAGTTGCGCACGGTCTGATCCGGGTCGATATCCACCCTCAACAGGGAGCCGGGAATGCGCAAGTGGCCCTGGAAAGTGATGTCGTAATCGGTTTCCGCCAATTCGGTCCCGATGGCCAGCACCACGTCTGCGGCCTCGATGAGCGCCCGCGTCGCGTCCAGTGCCTGGGTAGAGCCGATCAACAGCGGATGCCCCGCCGGCAACAGCCCCTTGGCATTGATGGTCAGGGCTACCGGAGCCTGCAGATGCTCTGCCAGGCGGGTCAAGGCCTCGGCCGCACCGATGGCGCCGCCGCCGGCCAGAATCAGCGGCGTTCGCGCCGTCTGCAACCGCTCGGCCATCTGTGCCACGGCCACCGGCGCGGCGCCGGCGCGCTGTACCCGCACGGGCACGCTACCCAGCAGGGCGTCGGCATCTTCCACCAGCACGTCCAGAGGAATTTCAATGTGCACCGGCCGCGGGCGCGCACCGTCGAATACGGCA
It encodes the following:
- a CDS encoding putative quinol monooxygenase, whose translation is MTLSTTVSHSAFIRARAGRSAELGQRLERLLEPSRHTPGCLHFALQHSQCDADLWLVSGFWASQQAMAAWFNSPVMQVFDALVNDLLVTSLDFHTFSDVQPRRCSLHKLAS
- a CDS encoding AraC family transcriptional regulator; the encoded protein is MTDFERLHAQLDPFMESQRATLAGLISRHTGGNGTFASKVPALFLSNHDQCSQSFPTMMRPALCILANGSKRIRLGDEDYLYDPLNYMVVSVAMPLSGAILEASPASPCLSLRLDIDPAEINALIAAAGPLGVPARPTERGVYVEQLDPSLLDAVVRLVRLLDTPKDIAMLAPLVRREILYRLLRSPQGHRLYEIAVGNSQMHRVSQAIEWLNGHFHQPLRMEDLAREVNLSVSTLHHRFKAMTSMSPLQYQKQLRLQEARRLMLSEGLDACAAGYRVGYESASQFSREYSRLFGEPPGRDLQRLRMSV
- a CDS encoding aldehyde dehydrogenase family protein, coding for MLKFPHTLPGLYIDGQWAHGPEALTVINPASEQVLAHVDGADAGAVDLAVAAAQRAFAGWAKTPARTRADCLRAIANGVEARRQHLMQLQAGNNGKPLFEAGMDVDDVIATFNYYAGLADELDASRDRDVPLPTDEFTARVRREPCGVVGLIVPWNFPMVTTAWKLAPALAAGCCVVLKPSEVTPLAELELAAIIAESGLPAGVFNLVCGTGPAVGAPMAGHHGIAKLSFTGSNAVGVQVMQRAAETVKGVSLELGGKSALLVLEDADLDLAVELASGGGYFNAGQMCSATSRVLVADALYEPFVRRLKARAEAIVQGDPLAAGTEMGALVNRAQYQRVLGHIQAGIEAGATLVTGGGRPPALPVGFFVQPTVFTEVPLDSALWNQEIFGPVLCVRRFHSEAEAIERANNSDFGLVASVVSADVARAEQVANALQAGLVWINAPQVIFPQTAWGGYKQSSLGRELGPWGLQAFQEIKHVVRAAWPQVG
- a CDS encoding 5-guanidino-2-oxopentanoate decarboxylase, with translation MATCGEVLVKLLEGYGVDTVFGIPGVHTVELYRGLATSSMRHVTPRHEQGAGFMADGYARTRGKPGVCFIITGPGMTNITTAMGQAYADSIPMLVISSVQARSQLGGGRGKLHELPNQSALVAGVCAFSHTLMSAGDLPAVLARAFAVFDGARPRPVHIEIPLDVLVEDADALLGSVPVRVQRAGAAPVAVAQMAERLQTARTPLILAGGGAIGAAEALTRLAEHLQAPVALTINAKGLLPAGHPLLIGSTQALDATRALIEAADVVLAIGTELAETDYDITFQGHLRIPGSLLRVDIDPDQTVRNFLPAVALVADADSAAQALLAALEQQVARPHDEQWGAARVSELRRQLEAEWDAPTRAQTLMLDTLLQALPGVVLVGDSTQPVYTGNLTLDMAGPRRWFNASTGYGTLGYALPAAIGAWLGGGVDGGERPPVVCLIGDGGLQFTLPELASAVEASIPVIVVLWNNHGYEEIKKYMVNRAITPVGVDIHTPDFVAIAQAMGCHAQAVSTVERLRNAVRGAVARGLPTLIEIDQATWMNECHPC